The following coding sequences lie in one Candidatus Phytoplasma solani genomic window:
- a CDS encoding carbohydrate ABC transporter permease, which translates to MIKIFYISLDNNYNKFSDYFSRSFGIKNYTTIFGDADFQDAFLNTVLLVFIAVPLSIFLSLMIAVALGNVYNRYFKNTLQTIFFLPYLTNSIIMGMVFALLFYHKTYPFKSTSEGLFNQLLTFFGISSQQDWINVAADYSHKMFVLIFCVVWKSLPFQIVIFTVSLQNIGKDYYNAARIDGASKKTIFKRITLPLLSPIIFYQLIIAMIQMLKEYETVVGVFGNNESKVNTIVGYIYNQISTDKIDSFARGAAATIILLLISVLFTVMNFFLSKRKLIRN; encoded by the coding sequence TTGATAAAAATTTTTTATATTTCTTTAGATAACAATTATAATAAGTTTTCTGATTATTTTTCTCGTTCTTTTGGAATTAAGAATTATACTACTATTTTTGGTGATGCTGATTTTCAGGATGCTTTTTTAAACACTGTTTTATTGGTTTTTATTGCAGTGCCTTTATCTATTTTTTTATCGTTAATGATAGCTGTTGCTTTGGGTAATGTTTATAATCGTTATTTTAAAAACACCCTTCAAACTATTTTTTTTCTCCCTTATTTAACCAATTCTATCATTATGGGAATGGTTTTTGCTCTTCTTTTTTACCACAAAACCTACCCTTTTAAAAGTACTTCTGAAGGTTTGTTTAATCAATTATTGACTTTTTTTGGCATATCATCCCAACAAGATTGGATTAATGTTGCTGCTGATTATAGTCATAAAATGTTTGTATTAATTTTTTGTGTTGTGTGGAAATCCTTACCTTTTCAAATTGTAATTTTTACTGTTAGTTTACAAAATATTGGTAAAGATTATTACAATGCTGCCAGAATTGATGGCGCTTCTAAAAAAACCATTTTTAAAAGAATTACTCTTCCCCTACTTTCACCTATTATCTTTTATCAACTCATTATTGCTATGATTCAAATGTTAAAAGAATATGAAACTGTTGTTGGTGTTTTTGGCAATAACGAGTCAAAAGTCAATACTATTGTTGGTTATATTTATAATCAAATATCTACTGATAAAATTGATTCTTTTGCTAGAGGAGCTGCTGCTACTATTATTTTGCTTTTGATTTCGGTTTTGTTTACTGTA